Within Aggregicoccus sp. 17bor-14, the genomic segment CGAACCCGCCATCTGAACCCCCGACCCGAACGACGCCCCCAGCGAACGACCCCCGCGCGCGTGCCGCACGCCGGCCCTGGCCCCGGACGTGGCACTGTCCTAGGACTGGAGATGGTGTACCGGAAAGCAGGCCCGGGTCCCACCCGGCGCAGGTAGGAGAGGAACGTGGCGCTCTATACACATTTGGAGCCCCAAGTATTCGAGCGAATCGCAGAGGCGTTCGACCTGGGGGCAGTGCTGCGCGTGGAGGGCATTGCCCAGGGCTCCATCAATACCAACCACCGGCTGGACACCGCCACGGGCCGCTGGTTCGTACGCCACACCACGCAGCGCTCCGCGCAGGACCTGCGCTACGAGGCGGCGCTGCTCGCGCACCTCGCGGCAGGGCACTTCCCCGGCCCCACGCTGCGGCCCACCCGCGAGGGCGCCCCCTTCCTGGAGCTGACGGGTGACCGGACGCCGGCGCTGCCCCAGGCCCTGCTGGAAGTGCTTCCCGCGGGCGCCTCGGCGGTCGCCCTGCCCGGGGGCATGCCCCGGGCGGTGGTCGACGCGCGGGCCTCCGGCGCCGTGGCCCCGGGCGCGCTAGGAGGCGGAACGGCCGACGGCGGGCGGGTGAGCGTGTTCGCCTGGCTGCCCGGGGAGGAGCGCACGCGCGCGCAGCTCACCCCCGAGCACCTGGAGCGCCTGGGCGCGGAGCTGGGCAAGCTGCACCGGCTCACGCAGTCCTTCGGCCCCTCGCGCGAGAACCCCTACGGCCCGGCGCAGGTGACGGCGTGGCTGCGGCAGCTCAACGGCCAGCGCGACCTGGAGCTGCGCGCGCTCGCGCCGGAGCTGGCCCGGGCGCTCGCGCGCGCCGAGGCGCTGGAGCAGCCGCTCGCCCCGCGCGGCGCCATCCACGCGGACCTGTTCCTGGACAACGTGAAGTGGCTGGGCGACCGGGTGGGGGCCTTCTTCGACTTCGAGATGGCCTGCCACGACGCCTACGGGCTGGACCTGGCCATCACCCTCAACGCCTGGTGCTTCGAGGAGACCTACCGGCCCGAGCTCGCGCAGGCGCTGGTGCGCGGCTACGGCTGGGAGCGCGCGCTCGCGCCCGAGGAGCGCGAGGGGCTCTTCGCCCACGCGCTCTTCGGTGCGGTGCGCTTCACCGTGAGCCGCATCCGCGACTACCACCTGCCGGGGCTGCCGCCGGAGCGGCTCGCGCCCAAGAGCTTCCGCACCTATCTCGCCCGCGTGCGCGCGCTCGAGGCGATGGGCCCCGCGGGCTTCGCGGCGCTCTGCGCCCTCTAGATGCCGGAGAGGATCTTCCAGCCGTTGCCGGTGCGGTTGAACACCATCACCTCGAGCTCCGAGTCCTGCTGGGGCTTGTTGTTGAGGTGGGGCATCCGGTAGCGCGCGTTCCAGAGGTAGACGGCCTGGGCCTTGGCCCCCTCCACGTCGATGCGCTTCACCGTGAACTCGAGGTGCACGTCGTCGAACTTCTTCAGGCGCGCGGGCAGCTCGCGCATGAGGGAGT encodes:
- a CDS encoding homoserine kinase codes for the protein MALYTHLEPQVFERIAEAFDLGAVLRVEGIAQGSINTNHRLDTATGRWFVRHTTQRSAQDLRYEAALLAHLAAGHFPGPTLRPTREGAPFLELTGDRTPALPQALLEVLPAGASAVALPGGMPRAVVDARASGAVAPGALGGGTADGGRVSVFAWLPGEERTRAQLTPEHLERLGAELGKLHRLTQSFGPSRENPYGPAQVTAWLRQLNGQRDLELRALAPELARALARAEALEQPLAPRGAIHADLFLDNVKWLGDRVGAFFDFEMACHDAYGLDLAITLNAWCFEETYRPELAQALVRGYGWERALAPEEREGLFAHALFGAVRFTVSRIRDYHLPGLPPERLAPKSFRTYLARVRALEAMGPAGFAALCAL